One window of the Pempheris klunzingeri isolate RE-2024b chromosome 10, fPemKlu1.hap1, whole genome shotgun sequence genome contains the following:
- the tsn gene encoding translin, with the protein MSVTEMFSYIQGFLSADQDIREDIRKVVQTLEQTAREILTVLQSVHQPSGFKEIPSKCAKARELFCTVRTQIGDLKTKFRVEQYYRFHEHWRFVLQRLVFLAAFVVYLESESLVTREEVAQILGIEVVREKGFHLDVEDYLAGVLIMASEMSRLAVNSVTAGDYNRPLRISNFINDLDSGFRLLNLKNDPLRKRYDGLKYDVKKIEEVVYDLSIRGLAKEPESGVDK; encoded by the exons GATATCCGTAAGGTGGTGCAGACACTGGAGCAGACTGCCAGAGAAATACTAACAGTGCTCCAAAGTGTCCACCAGCCGTCTGGATTCAAAGAAA TTCCCAGTAAATGTGCAAAAGCACGAGAGCTGTTCTGCACAGTCAGGACACAAATTGGAGACCTCAAAACAAAGTTTCGTGTGGAGCAATATTACAG GTTCCACGAGCACTGGCGCTTTGTCCTGCAGCGCTTGGTTTTCTTAGCAGCCTTTGTTGTCTACCTGGAGAGTGAATCTCTTGTGACTCGGGAGGAAGTGGCCCAGATACTCGGCA TTGAGGTGGTGCGAGAGAAAGGCTTTCACCTGGACGTCGAGGACTACCTGGCAGGTGTGCTGATCATGGCTAGTGAAATG TCACGGTTGGCGGTAAACAGCGTCACAGCAGGCGACTACAACCGGCCGCTCCGCATCTCCAACTTCATCAACGACCTGGACTCGGGCTTCCGCCTGCTCAACCTGAAGAACGACCCGCTGCGGAAGCGCTACGACGGCCTCAAGTATGACGTGAAGAAGATCGAGGAGGTGGTTTACGACCTGTCCATCCGCGGACTGGCCAAGGAGCCCGAGTCTGGCGTGGACAAGTAG